In Chaetodon trifascialis isolate fChaTrf1 chromosome 6, fChaTrf1.hap1, whole genome shotgun sequence, one DNA window encodes the following:
- the zcchc8 gene encoding zinc finger CCHC domain-containing protein 8 isoform X1: protein MAEVDFGDSELFQQLDDSEPRVAKHIRFTDDEEDQEEKSHLESRLEECDDYIQRLTDENKGLRRKQNILTRPSGITIEDVNFDGPVLQILYVNNAISKQCRQEIEDCICNVILKHQKPSNDKKRSTYHVKPQHSAFAMDEDPEKTSSSSVRTTTEAFKLVGSVLYFTTFSLDKLGQPLVNENPQLTDGWDVPNYLQVFNQVIGTDGQEIEMKDKRPKSICFNCGSCGHQLRDCPKPKDMAAINERRKEFNQNNNQTMQSNQRYHADEVEERFAKYKPGVMSEELLTALGIDGNTIPPLIYRMRQLGYPPGWLKEAEMEKSGLTLYDGNASDAANIMDTSNSQNISYDVSKLVDFPGFNVPAPYKMKDEFMQYGSIPMQNNHMKQNYAAYLSNNFPMPGATCNKRRNEFDSSPQLRKKTRSSPNENSDRSSDMDIESDPGTPYHTRGPGDFKFQPPLPPGSPCFSSPPPLPQGTPPATPTPPPLPKGTPPLTPTNGSPALRGHNWPAADETVEGTEDDLTLEELEEQQRLIWAALENADTATSSDCETPAMGTPVPSSPSVSTPVHVDTETEEVEEAMDTTKPAETCHNSETQQGPGVQEICSQDTGPIKVEDDSPQSPEPVKAKQDSPQSPGPVKAQNDSPQSPGPVKAQNSSPQSPGPVKTQDDSPQSPDPIRCQEDSPQISVKYQEVTPQSPVPDFANGGAGDCASPQHVEKVTAVPHRSNFAAGIVPFEDTPEYTEVAEATGTYLKIRDLLKSSPRNLAKKK, encoded by the exons ATGGCTGAAGTGGACTTCGGGGATAGTGAGCTCTTTCAGCAGCTTGATGACTCTGAACCGCGGGTAGCGAAGCACATTCGTTTCACAGACGATGAAGAAGACCAGGAGGAGAAGAGCCATCTTGAGAGCAGACTGGAGGAGTGTGATGACTATATTCAGCGACTCACTGATGAGA ATAAAGGtttgaggagaaaacagaacatCCTGACACGACCAAG CGGCATCACAATTGAAGATGTCAACTTTGACGGGCCAGTTCTTCAGATCCTTTATGTTAACAACGCTATTTCAAA GCAGTGTCGTCAAGAAATTGAAGATTGCATCTGCAATGTGATTTTGAAACACCAGAAACCAAGCAATGATAAGAAAAGATCCACCTATCACGTGAAACCTCAG CACTCTGCTTTTGCTATGGATGAAGATCCAGAGAAGACCTCTTCCAGTAGTgtaagaacaacaacagaagCCTTTAAA CTGGTTGGAAGTGTGTTATATTTCACTACTTTCAGTCTTGATAAACTGGGACAGCCTCTGGTCAATGAAAACCCCCAGCTGACAGATGGATGGGACGTTCCAAA CTATCTCCAGGTTTTCAACCAAGTCATTGGCACAGATGGACAGGAAAtagaaatgaaagacaaaag ACCCAAATCTATATGTTTCAACTGCGGTTCGTGTGGTCATCAGCTGAGAGACTGTCCAAAG CCTAAAGACATGGCTGCAATTAATGAGAGACGAAAGGAATTTAATCAGAACAACAACCAGACCATGCAGAGTAACCAGCGATACCATGCTGACGAAGTGGAGGAGCGGTTTGCTAAATACAAGCCTGGAGTCATGAG TGAGGAACTGTTGACAGCTCTGGGAATTGATGGCAACACCATCCCTCCGCTGATTTATCGCATGAGGCAGCTAGGCTACCCACCAGGTTGGCtcaaagaggcagagatggaaaagTCTGGTTTAACCCTGTATGATGGAAATG cTTCAGATGCTGCCAACATAATGGACACCAGCAATTCACAAAACATCTCTTATGATGTTTCCAAACTGGTAGATTTCCCAGGCTTCAATGTACCTGCGCCATACAAAATGAAAGAT GAGTTCATGCAGTATGGTTCTATTCCAATGCAGAATAACCACATGAAGCAAAACTATGCAGCCTACCTGTCCAACAACTTCCCCATG CCCGGTGCCACCTGCAACAAGAGACGGAATGAATTTGACTCGTCTCCACAGCTAAGGAAGAAGACAAGGTCCAGTCCTAATGAGAACTCAGACAGGAGCTCAGATATGGATATTGAATCAG ATCCAGGAACGCCTTATCATACTCGTGGCCCAGGTGACTTCAAGTTCCAACCTCCACTACCCCCTGGCTCACCTTGTTTCAGTTCACCTCCCCCTTTACCCCAGGGCACTCCTCCCGCCacacccacccctccacctctccctaAAGGTACACCTCCTCTCACACCCACCAACGGCTCTCCAGCTCTGCGTGGGCATAACTggccagcagctgatgagaCTGTAGAGGGAACAGAGGATGACCTGACACTGGAGGaactggaggagcagcagaggctcatTTGGGCAGCTTTAGAAAATGCTGACACTGCCACCAGTAGTGACTGTGAGACACCTGCAATGGGAACACCTGTACCCAGTTCGCCAAGTGTGTCCACACCTGTGCATgtagacacagaaacagaggaggttGAAGAAGCAATGGACACCACAAAACCTGCAGAGACTTGTCATAACAGTGAAACTCAACAAGGACCAGGAGTTCAAGAGATCTGCTCTCAGGACACTGGACCAATCAAAGTTGAGGATGACAGTCCTCAGAGCCCGGAACCAGTCAAAGCCAAACAGGACAGCCCTCAGAGTCCTGGTCCAGTCAAAGCCCAAAACGACAGCCCTCAGAGTCCTGGTCCAGTCAAAGCCCAAAACAGCAGCCCTCAGAGTCCTGGTCCAGTCAAAACCCAAGACGACAGCCCTCAGAGTCCTGATCCAATCAGATGCCAGGAAGATAGCCCACAGATTTCAGTCAAATATCAGGAAGTTACCCCACAGAGCCCTGTGCCAGATTTTGCTAATGGGGGAGCTGGAGATTGTGCTTCTCCTCAGCATGTCGAGAAGgtaacagctgttcctcatcGGAGCAACTTTGCAGCAGGGATCGTTCCATTTGAAGATACACCAGAATACACTGAAGTTGCTGAAGCCACAGGGACATACCTTAAGATCAGAGACTTGCTTAAAAGTTCCCCCCGAAATTTGgctaagaaaaaataa
- the zcchc8 gene encoding zinc finger CCHC domain-containing protein 8 isoform X2 gives MDEDPEKTSSSSVRTTTEAFKLVGSVLYFTTFSLDKLGQPLVNENPQLTDGWDVPNYLQVFNQVIGTDGQEIEMKDKRPKSICFNCGSCGHQLRDCPKPKDMAAINERRKEFNQNNNQTMQSNQRYHADEVEERFAKYKPGVMSEELLTALGIDGNTIPPLIYRMRQLGYPPGWLKEAEMEKSGLTLYDGNASDAANIMDTSNSQNISYDVSKLVDFPGFNVPAPYKMKDEFMQYGSIPMQNNHMKQNYAAYLSNNFPMPGATCNKRRNEFDSSPQLRKKTRSSPNENSDRSSDMDIESDPGTPYHTRGPGDFKFQPPLPPGSPCFSSPPPLPQGTPPATPTPPPLPKGTPPLTPTNGSPALRGHNWPAADETVEGTEDDLTLEELEEQQRLIWAALENADTATSSDCETPAMGTPVPSSPSVSTPVHVDTETEEVEEAMDTTKPAETCHNSETQQGPGVQEICSQDTGPIKVEDDSPQSPEPVKAKQDSPQSPGPVKAQNDSPQSPGPVKAQNSSPQSPGPVKTQDDSPQSPDPIRCQEDSPQISVKYQEVTPQSPVPDFANGGAGDCASPQHVEKVTAVPHRSNFAAGIVPFEDTPEYTEVAEATGTYLKIRDLLKSSPRNLAKKK, from the exons ATGGATGAAGATCCAGAGAAGACCTCTTCCAGTAGTgtaagaacaacaacagaagCCTTTAAA CTGGTTGGAAGTGTGTTATATTTCACTACTTTCAGTCTTGATAAACTGGGACAGCCTCTGGTCAATGAAAACCCCCAGCTGACAGATGGATGGGACGTTCCAAA CTATCTCCAGGTTTTCAACCAAGTCATTGGCACAGATGGACAGGAAAtagaaatgaaagacaaaag ACCCAAATCTATATGTTTCAACTGCGGTTCGTGTGGTCATCAGCTGAGAGACTGTCCAAAG CCTAAAGACATGGCTGCAATTAATGAGAGACGAAAGGAATTTAATCAGAACAACAACCAGACCATGCAGAGTAACCAGCGATACCATGCTGACGAAGTGGAGGAGCGGTTTGCTAAATACAAGCCTGGAGTCATGAG TGAGGAACTGTTGACAGCTCTGGGAATTGATGGCAACACCATCCCTCCGCTGATTTATCGCATGAGGCAGCTAGGCTACCCACCAGGTTGGCtcaaagaggcagagatggaaaagTCTGGTTTAACCCTGTATGATGGAAATG cTTCAGATGCTGCCAACATAATGGACACCAGCAATTCACAAAACATCTCTTATGATGTTTCCAAACTGGTAGATTTCCCAGGCTTCAATGTACCTGCGCCATACAAAATGAAAGAT GAGTTCATGCAGTATGGTTCTATTCCAATGCAGAATAACCACATGAAGCAAAACTATGCAGCCTACCTGTCCAACAACTTCCCCATG CCCGGTGCCACCTGCAACAAGAGACGGAATGAATTTGACTCGTCTCCACAGCTAAGGAAGAAGACAAGGTCCAGTCCTAATGAGAACTCAGACAGGAGCTCAGATATGGATATTGAATCAG ATCCAGGAACGCCTTATCATACTCGTGGCCCAGGTGACTTCAAGTTCCAACCTCCACTACCCCCTGGCTCACCTTGTTTCAGTTCACCTCCCCCTTTACCCCAGGGCACTCCTCCCGCCacacccacccctccacctctccctaAAGGTACACCTCCTCTCACACCCACCAACGGCTCTCCAGCTCTGCGTGGGCATAACTggccagcagctgatgagaCTGTAGAGGGAACAGAGGATGACCTGACACTGGAGGaactggaggagcagcagaggctcatTTGGGCAGCTTTAGAAAATGCTGACACTGCCACCAGTAGTGACTGTGAGACACCTGCAATGGGAACACCTGTACCCAGTTCGCCAAGTGTGTCCACACCTGTGCATgtagacacagaaacagaggaggttGAAGAAGCAATGGACACCACAAAACCTGCAGAGACTTGTCATAACAGTGAAACTCAACAAGGACCAGGAGTTCAAGAGATCTGCTCTCAGGACACTGGACCAATCAAAGTTGAGGATGACAGTCCTCAGAGCCCGGAACCAGTCAAAGCCAAACAGGACAGCCCTCAGAGTCCTGGTCCAGTCAAAGCCCAAAACGACAGCCCTCAGAGTCCTGGTCCAGTCAAAGCCCAAAACAGCAGCCCTCAGAGTCCTGGTCCAGTCAAAACCCAAGACGACAGCCCTCAGAGTCCTGATCCAATCAGATGCCAGGAAGATAGCCCACAGATTTCAGTCAAATATCAGGAAGTTACCCCACAGAGCCCTGTGCCAGATTTTGCTAATGGGGGAGCTGGAGATTGTGCTTCTCCTCAGCATGTCGAGAAGgtaacagctgttcctcatcGGAGCAACTTTGCAGCAGGGATCGTTCCATTTGAAGATACACCAGAATACACTGAAGTTGCTGAAGCCACAGGGACATACCTTAAGATCAGAGACTTGCTTAAAAGTTCCCCCCGAAATTTGgctaagaaaaaataa